CTTGGCGAAGGCCAGCAGGAGGAAAAACACGAGGAGGGGGACGAGGGCCAGCAGCGCTGACAACGTCACGCTGTTGGCTACCGCATCGGTGGTGGGTGTGAAGCTTTCCATGGTGACCTCCGGGTCGCGCCGCACGGCGGCGCCAACGGAAAAACACGGCGTGGTGTGGGTACAGTCCAACTGCGGCAGCGAGAGCGGACAGGGCAGGCCGGTCCACCATTCAGCGTAGGCCGGTACGCCGGAGTCGGCGCCGACTGCCGGTGAAATACCCGCCATCGGCGGCACGGGGTTGACGACGGCGGAAAGCAGGCGGCGGTCCGGCGGGCGCGCGCGGCTACAGGGGGTCGGTGTACCAGCCGCGGGCCAGATAGATGTCGGTGTACGATCCGCGGTCGACGTCGAGATCCTCGCGGCGGGTGAGCCCGGCCGCGAGCGCCGTCTGCTGCGAACCGAGGTTGTCAGCGGTGGTGTAGGCAATCACCGGCAGCCCCGGCAGCAGCTTTTCCGCCAGCCGGACCGCTTCCCGGGCGCCTTCCGTGGCGTAGCCCCGGCCCCAGGCCTCCGGAACGTAGCGGTAATAGAGGTTCAGTGCGGGCCGGGACTGCACGAGCCGGTGGGAGAGCCCGGTGAATCCGATGAGTGTCTGCGGGTCCGCCTGCGTGGTCACCGCCCAGACGCCGAAGCCGTGGCGGTACCAGTGCAGCCCGATTTCGTGGAAAATCCGGGCCGACGACGCCCGGGTCACTGAGCGCGGCGCCGGATGGTGAACGTTGGTGCGCGGGTCCGTGTGCAGGTCCAGGGCCGCCGGTTCATCGGCGCCTTCCGGACGCCGCAGGATCAGCCGGTCGGTGAGGACCGGGGTCCAATCGGCAACATCCTGTGCGGGCATGGACCAACTTTAAGGCAGAAACGGCGCCTGGTACACCGGCGCCCCCGCCCGGGGCTATCCGGCCTCGGTTGCCGCTTTCGCACCTGCCGCGCTTTCGCGGTGATGGCGCACGTAGCCGGCCGCCGCCACCGCAATGGAGATCGCTGCGGACACGGCCAGCCCCAGCCACAGTCCGACTTTCAGCGCGGCAGCCCCGGCGACGGCGCCCGCCAGGATCAGCGCGACAGCCAGCGCACGCCGCTGCCAAAACCGGCTGTCGCCGCCGGCCAGCTTCGAATCCGAGGCCAGCCCGGTGATGGTGGACGTCACCACCACCGTGGTGATCTCGGCGACTTTCAGCCGTTTGGCAGTGGCGGCCTGAACGCCCATGACCGTGGCCATCGAGGAAGTGGTGAGGCTGCCCAGCGTGGAGTTGCCCTGGACATCGGCGACTGCCACGAAGACCGCGAGCGCCGTGAGCCCGGCGGCCACCACAATCAGCGCGATGGAGGTGCGCGAAGACCAGCCCTCGGGACCCTTGCGCAGCATGCGGCCGGCCAGGGCGGCTCCGAGCATGAAAAAGATCAGCGCCAGCGTGGGCCGCAGAATCGGCAGCTGCCCTCCGTCGGCAAAGGCCATGCCCAGGAGGACGACGTTTCCCGTCATATTTCCGGTGAACACCCGGTCCAGTCCGAGATAGCCGACGGCGTCCACCACCCCGGTGGAGAACGTCAGCGCAAGCATCAGCCACAGGTGCACCCGGTCGGTGGGCACCGCATTCAATCGCTTCACGTTGTAAAACTCCCGTACCTAGAGGATGCTGCCGGCAACTGTATCCGAAGTTCCGGGTGTAGCTTCGTTGGTATTGACCCCCGGCCCGCCGGCTTCCAGCGACAGGAACACCAGCCACCGTGACTTTCACAGCACCCGATTCCTTCACCACCCGTCCCACGCTCCAGGGCACCTTCGGCATGAGCGCCTCCACCCACTGGCTGGCCACGGCCTCCTCGCAGGCGGTGCTCGAACGCGGCGGCAACGCCTTTGACGCCGCCGCGGCGGCAGCATTCGTCCTGCACGTGGTCGAACCGCACCTGAACGGGCCGGGCGGGGACATGACAGGGATTTTCGTTACCGCCGCCAACCCCTCCGAACCAGTGGTCCTGATGGGGCAGGGCCCGGCTCCGGCGGCGGCGACGCCGGAGCACTACCGCGCCGAGGGCCTGGAGCTGGTGCCCGGCGCCGGTGCCCTGGCAGCTGCCGTTCCGGCCGCCGTCGACGCCTGGCTGATGCTGCTCCGGGACCACGGCACCTGGGAACTTGCCGACGTGCTGGCCTACGCCGTCGGCTACGCCCGCGACGGGCATCCGGTGCTGGGCAGGGTCGGCGCCACGATCGCCTCCGTCGCTGACCTGTTCGCCCGGCACTGGCCCACCTCCGCGGAGCAGTGGATGCCCGGCGGACGGATTCCGCAGGACGGGGAGATCATCCGCAACGAGGCCTATGCGGCGGTCCTGGACCGGTTGGCGGCGGCCGGCAGCCCGGAGGGCAGCCGGGAGGAGCGCATCGATGCGGCCCGCCGCGAATGGCGCGAAGGGTTTGTGGCCCGTGCCGCCGTCGACTTCCTGTCGGTGCCGCACCGCCATTCGTCCGGCTCGGATCACGCCGGGGTGCTGACCCTGGCGGACTTTGCGTCCTGCAGTGCAGCCTACGAGCCGGCGCTGACCTTTGACTTCCGCGGCCACACCATTGCCAAGACCGGACCCTGGGGCCAGGGGCCGGCGCTGCTGCAGACCCTGGCCATCCTGGCCGGCTTTGACGACGAGCGGCTGGATCCCTCCACCGAGCTGGGCGCGCACACCATCCTGGAAGCGCAGAAGCTGGCCATCGCCGATCGGGAGGCCTACTACGGCGATGCCGGAGACACGCGGGCCGGGGTTCCCCTGGACTACCTGCTCAGCGAGGAGTACGCCGCCGGGCGCCGCGCCCTGATCACCGACCGCGCTTCCCACGAGTTCCGGCCCGGAACGGTCCCCGGCCGCACGCCGTTTGTGCCGCCGCTGCGCACCGAATACCTCGCGCCGGCGCTGGCGGGCGCGGCCTTCGCCGGAGTGGGCGAACCGACGGTTCTACCCACGGGGGAGACCCGCGGCGACACCTGCCACATCGACGTCGTGGACCAGTGGGGCAACATTGTCTCCGCCACGCCGTCGGGCGGCTGGCTGCAGTCCTCGCCCACCATTCCGGACCTCGGGTTCTGCCTGGGGTCGCGGCTGCAGATGACCTGGCTGGAAGCCGGTGCTCCGTCCACCTTGGCGGCCGGCAGGCGCCCCCGGACCACGCTCACGCCCACGCTGGTGCTTCGGGACGGCCGGCCGGTCACGGCGCTGGGTTCGCCCGGGGGTGACCAGCAGGACCAGTGGCAGCTGCTGTATCTGCTGCGCACGCTCGTCGGCGGCTATACACCGCAGCAGGCAGTGGACGCGCCGGCCCTGCACACCACCTCGCTTCCCGGGTCCTTCTATCCCCGGACCTGGACACCCGGCGGCGCAGTGGTCGAAGACCGGCTCGGCGACGCCGTCATCGAGGGCCTGTCCCGGCGCGGACACGTGATCACCCGGGCCGGGGACTGGGCCCTGGGCCGCCTCTCCGCGGTGGTTAGCGATCCGGAGACCGGCCTGCTGCAGGCAGCCGCCAACCCCAGGGGAGCGCAGGGGTACGCCGCCGGCCGCTAGATGCACCGCGGGATCAGTCGGCCACAGCAGTATCAGGCCGCACCCGCAGCCGGGGCGGGCGGGCCGGCCGGCCCGCCGCGCGCAATCCGCCGGCGCTGCCACAGGGTCCAGACCAGCCAGATGCCCCACACCAGCAGCAGCACCGCGGCTCCGGCGAGGGCCGTTGACCAGCTCAGCGGCCCGGTCCGCCCGGCGATCACCAGAAAGCCCCACCAGGACACCGCGGCGACGGCCAGCAGGTTCACCAGCGGGCCCAGGACGGCGGCCCCGCTGCGGGTGCGCACTGCGGTGACCACGACGTCGGCCGCCATGAGCACGGCCACTGCACAGACCGTGCCGGCGGCGAAGGCAGCGACCTCGGGGGACACATCGCGGTCCGCAAACCAGAGGATCAGCAGGATGACCGCTGCGGCCAGCGCCAGTGCCTCGATGACGGCGCCCAGCAGGTTCAGGCCGCGGAGCTGGCGCTCGTTGTCCCGCCGCTTGGCCGGGATGAAGCCCCAGGCCGACCGCCGGAAGTAGGCGGAAGCCAGGTTCGCGAAGAGCAGGGTGGCGCCGGCGGCGACAAACGGAGCCACGAAGTTGTTGCTCAGCACCCAGACCAGGGCGGCAACGGCAGCGAAGACCTGCGGCGAGCCCAGGATGCCGAGTCCCCAGGCGATCAGGAACGGCCGCCGGGCCGGCTCGAGGTCCAGCGGATGGACAAGGTAGTGGGTCTTGGCGTCCGGCAGTGCAACGCGCTCGTTGATCGGATTCACGGGGACCTCCAGGGAACCGTGTCCAGATGCGGCCCACGCAGGCCGCCCCTGGCGATTTCGTAGATTTTCTGCCGGGACACGCCCAGCTCTTCCGCTACCGTGACCGCACTGAAATCCTCCAGCAGGTCGGCGGCAGCCAGGGATCTGATGCCCGATGCCCTGCGGCCCAGCTGCGCCGCAAGAGCACCGACTTCGGCGGCCAGCAGGGCAACGGCGAGGGTGCCGCCAAAGGGGACGGCCCACCCCGGCTCCCCGGCCGAGGCGGCAGCATAAAGGTGGTCGCCGCCGTCGGACAGGACCGACTGAACCATGGCCGCGGACAACCCCGCCGCCTCGAAACGGGCGGCAGCGGCGGCGCGATCGGGCGCCGGCCGGTGGGACAGCACCCTGTCCCAGGTTGTTCCGTCCTTGGCTGTTCGGCGGGAGTCCGGTCCGCTGTTGTCAGCCCGGGGGTTACTGATCATGGTTCGAGTGTGCGAGCTTCGGGCAGCGGCGTAAACCCCCTGGTGACAATTTCGTGCTGCGGCCTTTGAACGGTCCGCCGGTCCCGGTGCCGGGGCCGTTCCCAAGCCCGGACCCCGCGCCTACCATTGCTAGGAAGAGGAATTCCTCCAATCGTGAGCGGGGCTCTGCCATGGCCAACATCACCACCAGACCGGTTACCAAGCTGGGAATTGTCGGTGCGGGAAGCGTGGGAACATCGCTTGCCTACGCCGCCATCATCCGGGATGCCGCGCGGGAGATCGCCATCTACGACATCGACGCCACCCGTGCGGAGGCCGAGGGCCTGGACCTGGCCCACGGCACGCAGTTCACCGGCGCGAACACCGTGACCGGCGGCGGGCGCATCGAGGCCCTCGCCGGTTCGGACGTCATCGTGATCACCGCCGGGGCGCGTCAAAAGCCGGGGCAGACCCGGCTGGAGCTGGCGGGCGTCAACGTGGACATCATTTCAAAGCTGATGACGCAGTTAATGGAGCAGGCTCCGGACGCCGTTTACATCCTGGTGACCAATCCCTGCGACGTGCTGACGGTGGCCGCGCAGAAAGTTTCCGGGCTGCCGCGGAACCGGATCTTCTGTTCCGGCACCGTGCTGGACACCTCCCGCCTGCGGCTGCTCCTCGCCCGGGAAGCGCATGTGCTGATGACCAGCGTGCACGCCACCATCATTGGTGAGCACGGTGATTCCGAGTTCCCGGTCTGGTCCAACGCCACCATCGGTCCGGTGCCCATCCGGGACTGGAAGATCAGCGGCCGGCAGGTTTTCACCCAGACGTATCTGGACGCGGTCACCGACGACGTCATCAACGCCGCGTACCGGGTGATCGAGGGCAAGGGCGCCACCAACTACGCCATCGGGCTCGCCGGCGTTCGGATCGTGGAAGCCGTGATGCAGGCCGAAAACGCGGTGCTTCCCGTCTCGGCGTCCCTGCAGGGCGAATACGGCATCAGCGGCGTCGCGCTGTCCCTGCCCTCGATCGTGGGCATCAACGGCGTGTACGACATGCTGGAGATGCCGCTGGACGACGCCGAGACCAAGAAGCTGCAGGACTCCGCGGAGACCCTGCAGAACACGCTGGCCCAGCTCGGGGTGTAGGGCGTGCGCCATGGCCGCCTTAACGCGAACGACGGCGGATACCTGCGAAACCTGCGAAAGGGGCTGTCATTCTCCTGCCAGTTCGGAGGATCCCTGCCACTTTGGAAGATCCCTGCCACTCCGCAGTGGCAGGGAACTTCCAAACCGGTCGATTTATACCAAACCGGAGGGATTCGGGCCGGCCGGCTGCGTTGGCCCACCTATTCGCTCCAGGACGGCGTCCATGACCCCGGAACCCCGGACGCCGGAACCACAACCGGCCGGAGCCCCGGAGGGCGCGCGCGGAACTAGACGCGGGCGGGCTCTGCCGGTGCGGCGCCGCCCTTGGCGATTCGCACGGCGTCGTCGAACTCGGCGTCGATCTCAGCTGAGGGCTTGTACGTCAGCCGGCTGACCACCACGGTGAGCACCAGGTTGATGATGAAGCCCGGAATAATTTCGTAGACATCGCCGAGGACGCCTGGCATTTCGAACGTGCCCCACAGGAAGGCAACCGCGGCGCCGGCGATCATGCCGGTCAGCGCGCCGGCAGTGGTGAGCCGGCGCCAGTAGAGGGCGAGCAGGATGGTGGGGCCGAAGGCCGCGCCGAAGCCGGCCCAGGCAAAGCCCACCAGTTCCAGGATCGAGGCGTTGCGGTCCAGGGCGATCAGGATCGACACCACCGACACCAGCAGCACACCCATGCGGCCGAGCATCACCAGGGACCGCGGCGAAGCATCGCGCTTGAACGCAATCTTGTACAGGTCCTCCACCAGGGCCGAGGACGTCACAATCAGCTGGGAGGAAATCGTGCTCATGATCGCGGCCAGCACGGCGGCCAGGACAAATCCGGCCACCAGCGGGTGGAAGAAGAACTGGGCCAGGCTCAGGAACACTGCCTCGGGATCGGCCAGCGTGAGGTCGTTCTGTTGGAAGTACGCAGCGCCGATCAGTGCCGTCATGATGGCGCCGATCACGGTCAGGAGCATCCAGGCGACGCCGATCCGGCGTCCGGCCACGGCATCCTGCGGGGAGCGCAGGGCCATGAAGCGCACGATGATGTGCGGCTGGCCGAAGTAGCCCAGGCCCCAGGCCAGGGCAGAGATGACGCCCACCGCGGTGCCGCCGGCAATCGGGTCCAGCATGTCCGGGTTGATCTCGCGCAGTGAATCGGTCATGCCGCCCAGGCCGCCGACCTGGGTCAGGCCGACCAGCGGCACCATAACCAGTGCAACCAGCATCATCAGGCCCTGGACGACGTCGGTGTAGCTGGCGGCGAGGAAACCGCCGAAGAGGGTGTAGGCAATGGTCACGCCGGCCACGATCAGCATGCCGATCAGGTAGCTGGAGCCGAACGAGCTCTCAAAGAACACGCCGCCGGCCACCATTCCGGAGGAAACGTAGAACGTGAAGAAGATCAGGATGATCAGGCCGGAGACCACGCGCAGCACGCGGGAGCGGTCCTTGAGCCGGTTCTCCAGGAAGCTGGGCACCGTGATGGAGTTGTTCGACACCAGGGTGTAGGACCGCAGCCGCGGGGCTACGAACTTCCAGTTCAGCCATGCGCCGGCGGTGAGGCCGACGGCGATCCAGCCTTCCACCAGCCCGGAAACGTAGATGGCGCCCGGCAGTCCCATCAGCAGCCAGCCGGACATGTCGGACGCGCCGGCGCTCAGCGCGGCAACTCCGGGCTTCAGGTCCCGGCCCGCCAGCATGTAGTCGTCGAGGTCGGTGGTGCGCCGGTAGGCCCACCAGCCAATCGCCAACATGGCGAGCATGTAGATCGCCATGGCGATCAGCTTGTATGTCTGGTCAGTCATTAGGAATGCCGTTCACTCTGGTTACGTATCTCGGTCCGGCCCGAAGGCCCGTCCAAGTATGCCAAGGGTCACACGGGGCGGGAAATCGCGGCGGTTCAGCGCAACCGGAAGACGGTGTCCTGCCAGTCCTTGTGGGCCGCGGTGTCCCGGCTCATCATGACGTGCTTGATGTTGGTGTAGTCCTGCAGCGAGTACGCGGACATGTCCTTGCCGAAGCCCGATCCCTTGTACCCGCCGTGCGGCATTTCCGAGATGATCGGAATGTGCTCGTTGATCCAGACGCAGCC
This genomic interval from Arthrobacter sp. zg-Y820 contains the following:
- a CDS encoding GNAT family N-acetyltransferase: MPAQDVADWTPVLTDRLILRRPEGADEPAALDLHTDPRTNVHHPAPRSVTRASSARIFHEIGLHWYRHGFGVWAVTTQADPQTLIGFTGLSHRLVQSRPALNLYYRYVPEAWGRGYATEGAREAVRLAEKLLPGLPVIAYTTADNLGSQQTALAAGLTRREDLDVDRGSYTDIYLARGWYTDPL
- a CDS encoding YoaK family protein; translated protein: MKRLNAVPTDRVHLWLMLALTFSTGVVDAVGYLGLDRVFTGNMTGNVVLLGMAFADGGQLPILRPTLALIFFMLGAALAGRMLRKGPEGWSSRTSIALIVVAAGLTALAVFVAVADVQGNSTLGSLTTSSMATVMGVQAATAKRLKVAEITTVVVTSTITGLASDSKLAGGDSRFWQRRALAVALILAGAVAGAAALKVGLWLGLAVSAAISIAVAAAGYVRHHRESAAGAKAATEAG
- a CDS encoding gamma-glutamyltransferase, whose protein sequence is MTFTAPDSFTTRPTLQGTFGMSASTHWLATASSQAVLERGGNAFDAAAAAAFVLHVVEPHLNGPGGDMTGIFVTAANPSEPVVLMGQGPAPAAATPEHYRAEGLELVPGAGALAAAVPAAVDAWLMLLRDHGTWELADVLAYAVGYARDGHPVLGRVGATIASVADLFARHWPTSAEQWMPGGRIPQDGEIIRNEAYAAVLDRLAAAGSPEGSREERIDAARREWREGFVARAAVDFLSVPHRHSSGSDHAGVLTLADFASCSAAYEPALTFDFRGHTIAKTGPWGQGPALLQTLAILAGFDDERLDPSTELGAHTILEAQKLAIADREAYYGDAGDTRAGVPLDYLLSEEYAAGRRALITDRASHEFRPGTVPGRTPFVPPLRTEYLAPALAGAAFAGVGEPTVLPTGETRGDTCHIDVVDQWGNIVSATPSGGWLQSSPTIPDLGFCLGSRLQMTWLEAGAPSTLAAGRRPRTTLTPTLVLRDGRPVTALGSPGGDQQDQWQLLYLLRTLVGGYTPQQAVDAPALHTTSLPGSFYPRTWTPGGAVVEDRLGDAVIEGLSRRGHVITRAGDWALGRLSAVVSDPETGLLQAAANPRGAQGYAAGR
- a CDS encoding L-lactate dehydrogenase → MANITTRPVTKLGIVGAGSVGTSLAYAAIIRDAAREIAIYDIDATRAEAEGLDLAHGTQFTGANTVTGGGRIEALAGSDVIVITAGARQKPGQTRLELAGVNVDIISKLMTQLMEQAPDAVYILVTNPCDVLTVAAQKVSGLPRNRIFCSGTVLDTSRLRLLLAREAHVLMTSVHATIIGEHGDSEFPVWSNATIGPVPIRDWKISGRQVFTQTYLDAVTDDVINAAYRVIEGKGATNYAIGLAGVRIVEAVMQAENAVLPVSASLQGEYGISGVALSLPSIVGINGVYDMLEMPLDDAETKKLQDSAETLQNTLAQLGV
- the putP gene encoding sodium/proline symporter PutP produces the protein MTDQTYKLIAMAIYMLAMLAIGWWAYRRTTDLDDYMLAGRDLKPGVAALSAGASDMSGWLLMGLPGAIYVSGLVEGWIAVGLTAGAWLNWKFVAPRLRSYTLVSNNSITVPSFLENRLKDRSRVLRVVSGLIILIFFTFYVSSGMVAGGVFFESSFGSSYLIGMLIVAGVTIAYTLFGGFLAASYTDVVQGLMMLVALVMVPLVGLTQVGGLGGMTDSLREINPDMLDPIAGGTAVGVISALAWGLGYFGQPHIIVRFMALRSPQDAVAGRRIGVAWMLLTVIGAIMTALIGAAYFQQNDLTLADPEAVFLSLAQFFFHPLVAGFVLAAVLAAIMSTISSQLIVTSSALVEDLYKIAFKRDASPRSLVMLGRMGVLLVSVVSILIALDRNASILELVGFAWAGFGAAFGPTILLALYWRRLTTAGALTGMIAGAAVAFLWGTFEMPGVLGDVYEIIPGFIINLVLTVVVSRLTYKPSAEIDAEFDDAVRIAKGGAAPAEPARV